A single region of the Raphanus sativus cultivar WK10039 chromosome 1, ASM80110v3, whole genome shotgun sequence genome encodes:
- the LOC108808794 gene encoding zinc finger protein BRUTUS-like At1g18910 isoform X3: MLKEERQVFPLLIENFSFEEQASLVWQFICSVPVMILEELFPWMISLLTLKEKSEVENCVREVVPKEVSLQPVVNSWLVDATQPSSFGTLTKIMNNSSHQADLPSGLFQHFWQWSKLSFSIPNTGHTLTNGIKLWHNAIKIDLLDIQTGLRQLNSPSLSLDLNVLVARLNFLADILIFYGNAFKKFFYPVFEEIVDQHSSASKQFTLDGHMENFKRSLDLETRTRSDRFVITLQEKLDSLILIVTKQFTVEETEVFPIISVNCNIEMQKQLLYRSLHVLPLGLLKCVIMWFSSQLSEDQSESIIQFLSWEDSFPNKPFAHLLLQWFRFSYSGKTSLESFWDELSFMFKPRRHVEEEHTEVASGSGPCFLVSIDLPTGYMKETPYSSAMNQQILIPVKLKPLQQLPGLLGDKKTGDDQLLMDLKPIDLLFFFHKAMQKDLDYLVCGSARLASDCSFLGEFHQRFHLIKFLYQIHSDAEDEIAFPALEAKGKLQNISKSYSIDHQLEVEHLDKVSFLLNEMAALDHYMNAKYVKLCMSLQDVCKSIHKLLSEHLHREETELWYLFRDCFTTEEQEKIIACMLGRMSGEILQDMIPWLMESLIPGEQRAVMSLWRQATRKTMFGEWLTEWYTSQAVGEEETGEANKESSEDSDPLDIVWKYLFEGSKPLEVLKKDSKGTMNKLLGKDALNNNKAEEKEKNHKEISEGKKVCTGGAEERRHTEQTVSNCQMGSSAQAFKMAHKQNQYGQDIRYEYLLSMSQESVEATLRRISLDSDLDPQKKSYIMQNFLMSRWIATQRIHNLEPSTLANNREAVPGQHQSYRDPHKNILGCKHYKRSCKLLAPCCNHLFTCIRCHDEEVDHLIDRKQITKMMCMKCMTIQPLGATCSNVSCNSSMGKYYCKICKLFEDDREIYHCPYCNLCRVGKGLGIDYFHCMKCNACMSRTLVEHVCIEKCLEDNCPICHEYIFTSNSPVKALPCGHVMHSTCFQEYTCSHYTCPICSKSLGDMQVYFRMLDALLAEQKMPDEYLNQTQVILCNDCGRKGNAPYHWLHHKCSSCASYNTRLL, from the exons ATGCTTAAAGAAGAGCGTCAG GTGTTTCCTTTGTTAATTGAGAACTTCTCCTTTGAAGAACAAGCATCATTAGTGTGGCAATTTATCTGTAGTGTTCCAGTGATGATACTTGAAGAACTTTTCCCATGGATGATATCTTTACTCACTCTCAAGGAGAAATCTGAAGTTGAGAATTGCGTGAGAGAAGTTGTCCCAAAGGAAGTATCTCTGCAACcg GTTGTAAACTCTTGGTTGGTTGATGCTACTCAACCTTCTTCTTTTGGGACTCTTACAAAGATCATGAACAACTCATCTCATCAAGCAGATTTGCCAAGTGGGTTGTTTCAACATTTCTGGCAGTGGAGTAAATTATCATTTTCTATTCCAAATACAGGACACACTCTGACTAATGGTATTAAGCTTTGGCATAATGCTATTAAAATAGATCTATTAGACATTCAAACAGGATTACGCCAGTTGAATTCTCCAAGCCTTTCACTGGACCTTAATGTGCTGGTGGCTCGGCTAAACTTCCTTGCTGATATCCTTATCTTTTATGG CAATGCATTTAAGAAGTTCTTTTACCCAGTGTTTGAAGAAATTGTTGATCAACACTCTTCTGCTTCCAAACAATTTACCCTTGATGGCCATATGGAAAACTTCAAGAGGTCTCTAGACCTTGAAACTAGAACAAGGAGTGACCGTTTTGTCATTACCCTTCAGGAGAAACTTGATTCTCTCATATTGATAGTAACAAAGCAGTTTACTGTAGAGGAAACAGAG GTATTCCCCATCATCAGCGTGAACTGCAACATTGAAATGCAGAAGCAGCTCCTATACAGGAGCCTTCATGTCCTGCCTCTTGGGTTGCTCAAGTGTGTTATAATGTGGTTTTCTTCTCAGTTATCAGAAGATCAATCTGAATCAATTATTCAGTTCTTAAGCTGGGAAGATTCCTTTCCCAATAAACCTTTTGCCCATCTCTTGTTGCAGTGGTTTCGCTTCAGTTATTCTGGCAAAACATCACTTGAAAGTTTCTGGGATGAGCTCTCCTTTATGTTCAAACCGAGACGTCATGTTGAAGAGGAACACACTGAAGTAGCTTCTGGTTCTGGTCCTTGTTTTCTTGTATCTATTGATCTACCCACTGGTTACATGAAGGAGACACCCTACTCTAGTGCAATGAATCAACAAATACTTATCCCAGTAAAGCTCAAGCCTCTTCAACAGCTTCCTGGTCTTCTTGGTGACAAGAAAACTGGCGATGATCAGTTACTTATGGACTTGAAACCAATCGATCTGCTTTTCTTCTTCCACAAGGCAATGCAGAAAGATCTAGACTACCTTGTATGTGGTTCAGCTCGGCTAGCATCAGACTGTAGCTTCCTTGGAGAGTTTCATCAACGGTTTCATCTTATAAAGTTCTTGTATCAGATACATTCAGATGCAGAGGATGAGATTGCATTTCCAGCTCTGGAGGCAAAGGGCAAACTACAAAACATTAGTAAGTCATACAGTATTGATCACCAACTTGAAGTTGAACACCTAGATAAAGTATCATTCCTTTTGAATGAGATGGCAGCACTGGACCACTACATGAATGCGAAGTATGTGAAGCTGTGTATGAGCCTCCAAGATGTATGCAAATCCATTCATAAGCTATTGTCTGAGCATCTCCACCGCGAAGAAACCGAGCTCTGGTACTTGTTCAGGGACTGCTTCACTACAGAAGAACAGGAAAAAATCATAGCGTGTATGCTTGGAAGAATGAGTGGAGAAATATTGCAGGATATGATTCCATGGCTAATGGAATCTTTGATCCCTGGTGAACAGCGTGCTGTGATGTCCTTATGGCGTCAAGCCACAAGAAAAACCATGTTTGGTGAATGGTTAACAGAATGGTATACTAGTCAAGCtgtaggagaagaagaaacaggaGAAGCAAACAAGGAATCATCTGAGGATTCAGATCCACTAGATATTGTCTGGAAATATCTCTTTGAAGGCAGCAAACCTCTTGAAGTTttaaagaaagattcaaagggTACCATGAATAAGCTACTTGGAAAGGATGCTCTTAATAACAACAAGgcagaagaaaaagagaaaaatcataaagaaatcTCAGAAGGTAAGAAGGTATGTACAGGAGGAGCTGAAGAAAGAAGGCACACCGAGCAAACTGTCAGTAACTGCCAGATGGGAAGCTCTGCTCAAGCTTTTAAAATGGCTCACAAACAAAACCAATATGGCCAAGACATTAGATATGAGTACCTCTTATCAATGAGTCAGGAGAGTGTGGAGGCTACACTTAGAAGGATATCTCTTGACTCTGATTTGGATCCTCAGAAAAAATCATACATCATGCAGAATTTTTTAATGAG CCGCTGGATAGCCACACAGAGGATACATAATCTTGAACCATCCACTCTGGCAAACAATAGAGAAGCAGTTCCTGGTCAACATCAATCTTATCGAGATCCTCACAAGAATATCCTTGGTTGCAAACATTACAAGAGGAGTTGCAAGCTTCTTGCTCCTTGTTGCAACCACCTCTTCACATGCATACGGTGCCATGATGAAGAGGTTGATCACTTAATTGATAG GAAGCAGATTACAAAGATGATGTGTATGAAATGCATGACAATCCAACCATTAGGTGCTACCTGCTCAAATGTTTCATGCAATTCATCAATGGGAAAATATTACTGCAAAATATGCAAACTATTTGAGGATGATAg GGAAATATATCATTGTCCCTACTGCAATCTATGCCGAGTAGGGAAAGGATTGGGGATTGATTACTTCCACTGCATGAAATGCAACGCTTGTATGTCACGGACTTTAGTAGAACATGTATGCATAGAGAAGTGCTTAGAAGATAATTGCCCGATTTGTCATGAGTACATTTTTACCTCGAATTCTCCTGTGAAGGCTCTTCCATGTGGTCATGTGATGCATTCAACATGCTTTCAG GAGTACACATGTTCACATTACACATGCCCTATCTGCAGCAAGTCACTAGGCGATATGCAG GTGTACTTTAGAATGTTAGATGCACTGCTCGCAGAACAAAAGATGCCAGATGAATACTTAAACCAAACTCAG GTAATACTATGTAATGACTGTGGTAGAAAGGGAAACGCCCCTTACCACTGGCTTCATCACAAGTGCTCTTCTTGTGCCTCCTACAACACCAGACTTCTCTAG
- the LOC108808794 gene encoding zinc finger protein BRUTUS-like At1g18910 isoform X2: MGVGDPLPLPPDKNLWEKKPLDMASPSSSSSPSVVVMNARLSDSPVLLFVYFHKAFRAQLAELQRLVGNEVRDGSHLAVELRRKFDFLKLVYMYHSAAEDEVIFSALDTRVKNIVFNYSLEHESTDDLFASIYNWLHVLEEERENTADVLREVVLCIGTIQSSICQHMLKEERQVFPLLIENFSFEEQASLVWQFICSVPVMILEELFPWMISLLTLKEKSEVENCVREVVPKEVSLQPVVNSWLVDATQPSSFGTLTKIMNNSSHQADLPSGLFQHFWQWSKLSFSIPNTGHTLTNGIKLWHNAIKIDLLDIQTGLRQLNSPSLSLDLNVLVARLNFLADILIFYGNAFKKFFYPVFEEIVDQHSSASKQFTLDGHMENFKRSLDLETRTRSDRFVITLQEKLDSLILIVTKQFTVEETEVFPIISVNCNIEMQKQLLYRSLHVLPLGLLKCVIMWFSSQLSEDQSESIIQFLSWEDSFPNKPFAHLLLQWFRFSYSGKTSLESFWDELSFMFKPRRHVEEEHTEVASGSGPCFLVSIDLPTGYMKETPYSSAMNQQILIPVKLKPLQQLPGLLGDKKTGDDQLLMDLKPIDLLFFFHKAMQKDLDYLVCGSARLASDCSFLGEFHQRFHLIKFLYQIHSDAEDEIAFPALEAKGKLQNITLDHYMNAKYVKLCMSLQDVCKSIHKLLSEHLHREETELWYLFRDCFTTEEQEKIIACMLGRMSGEILQDMIPWLMESLIPGEQRAVMSLWRQATRKTMFGEWLTEWYTSQAVGEEETGEANKESSEDSDPLDIVWKYLFEGSKPLEVLKKDSKGTMNKLLGKDALNNNKAEEKEKNHKEISEGKKVCTGGAEERRHTEQTVSNCQMGSSAQAFKMAHKQNQYGQDIRYEYLLSMSQESVEATLRRISLDSDLDPQKKSYIMQNFLMSRWIATQRIHNLEPSTLANNREAVPGQHQSYRDPHKNILGCKHYKRSCKLLAPCCNHLFTCIRCHDEEVDHLIDRKQITKMMCMKCMTIQPLGATCSNVSCNSSMGKYYCKICKLFEDDREIYHCPYCNLCRVGKGLGIDYFHCMKCNACMSRTLVEHVCIEKCLEDNCPICHEYIFTSNSPVKALPCGHVMHSTCFQEYTCSHYTCPICSKSLGDMQVYFRMLDALLAEQKMPDEYLNQTQVILCNDCGRKGNAPYHWLHHKCSSCASYNTRLL; encoded by the exons ATGGGAGTTGGAGATCCTCTTCCACTTCCGCCGGACAAGAACCTATGGGAGAAAAAACCGCTGGATATGGcgtcaccttcttcttcttcctcccctTCGGTGGTTGTGATGAATGCTCGGTTGTCGGATTCTCCGGTTCTCTTATTTGTTTATTTCCACAAGGCTTTCCGTGCACAGCTGGCGGAGCTCCAACGTCTGGTCGGTAATGAGGTCCGAGACGGTTCTCATCTAGCGGTGGAGCTCCGCCGTAAGTTTGATTTCCTGAAGCTTGTTTATATGTACCATTCTGCAGCTGAAGATGAG GTTATATTTTCGGCCCTGGACACACGTGTGAAGAacattgtttttaattattcgCTTGAACATGAATCCACAGATGATCTTTTCGCTTCAATATATAATTGGCTACATGTTCTTGAAGAGGAAAGAGAGAACACGGCAGATGTTCTTCGTGAAGTTGTATTATGTATAGGTACCATTCAGTCATCCATATGTCAACATATGCTTAAAGAAGAGCGTCAG GTGTTTCCTTTGTTAATTGAGAACTTCTCCTTTGAAGAACAAGCATCATTAGTGTGGCAATTTATCTGTAGTGTTCCAGTGATGATACTTGAAGAACTTTTCCCATGGATGATATCTTTACTCACTCTCAAGGAGAAATCTGAAGTTGAGAATTGCGTGAGAGAAGTTGTCCCAAAGGAAGTATCTCTGCAACcg GTTGTAAACTCTTGGTTGGTTGATGCTACTCAACCTTCTTCTTTTGGGACTCTTACAAAGATCATGAACAACTCATCTCATCAAGCAGATTTGCCAAGTGGGTTGTTTCAACATTTCTGGCAGTGGAGTAAATTATCATTTTCTATTCCAAATACAGGACACACTCTGACTAATGGTATTAAGCTTTGGCATAATGCTATTAAAATAGATCTATTAGACATTCAAACAGGATTACGCCAGTTGAATTCTCCAAGCCTTTCACTGGACCTTAATGTGCTGGTGGCTCGGCTAAACTTCCTTGCTGATATCCTTATCTTTTATGG CAATGCATTTAAGAAGTTCTTTTACCCAGTGTTTGAAGAAATTGTTGATCAACACTCTTCTGCTTCCAAACAATTTACCCTTGATGGCCATATGGAAAACTTCAAGAGGTCTCTAGACCTTGAAACTAGAACAAGGAGTGACCGTTTTGTCATTACCCTTCAGGAGAAACTTGATTCTCTCATATTGATAGTAACAAAGCAGTTTACTGTAGAGGAAACAGAG GTATTCCCCATCATCAGCGTGAACTGCAACATTGAAATGCAGAAGCAGCTCCTATACAGGAGCCTTCATGTCCTGCCTCTTGGGTTGCTCAAGTGTGTTATAATGTGGTTTTCTTCTCAGTTATCAGAAGATCAATCTGAATCAATTATTCAGTTCTTAAGCTGGGAAGATTCCTTTCCCAATAAACCTTTTGCCCATCTCTTGTTGCAGTGGTTTCGCTTCAGTTATTCTGGCAAAACATCACTTGAAAGTTTCTGGGATGAGCTCTCCTTTATGTTCAAACCGAGACGTCATGTTGAAGAGGAACACACTGAAGTAGCTTCTGGTTCTGGTCCTTGTTTTCTTGTATCTATTGATCTACCCACTGGTTACATGAAGGAGACACCCTACTCTAGTGCAATGAATCAACAAATACTTATCCCAGTAAAGCTCAAGCCTCTTCAACAGCTTCCTGGTCTTCTTGGTGACAAGAAAACTGGCGATGATCAGTTACTTATGGACTTGAAACCAATCGATCTGCTTTTCTTCTTCCACAAGGCAATGCAGAAAGATCTAGACTACCTTGTATGTGGTTCAGCTCGGCTAGCATCAGACTGTAGCTTCCTTGGAGAGTTTCATCAACGGTTTCATCTTATAAAGTTCTTGTATCAGATACATTCAGATGCAGAGGATGAGATTGCATTTCCAGCTCTGGAGGCAAAGGGCAAACTACAAAACATTA CACTGGACCACTACATGAATGCGAAGTATGTGAAGCTGTGTATGAGCCTCCAAGATGTATGCAAATCCATTCATAAGCTATTGTCTGAGCATCTCCACCGCGAAGAAACCGAGCTCTGGTACTTGTTCAGGGACTGCTTCACTACAGAAGAACAGGAAAAAATCATAGCGTGTATGCTTGGAAGAATGAGTGGAGAAATATTGCAGGATATGATTCCATGGCTAATGGAATCTTTGATCCCTGGTGAACAGCGTGCTGTGATGTCCTTATGGCGTCAAGCCACAAGAAAAACCATGTTTGGTGAATGGTTAACAGAATGGTATACTAGTCAAGCtgtaggagaagaagaaacaggaGAAGCAAACAAGGAATCATCTGAGGATTCAGATCCACTAGATATTGTCTGGAAATATCTCTTTGAAGGCAGCAAACCTCTTGAAGTTttaaagaaagattcaaagggTACCATGAATAAGCTACTTGGAAAGGATGCTCTTAATAACAACAAGgcagaagaaaaagagaaaaatcataaagaaatcTCAGAAGGTAAGAAGGTATGTACAGGAGGAGCTGAAGAAAGAAGGCACACCGAGCAAACTGTCAGTAACTGCCAGATGGGAAGCTCTGCTCAAGCTTTTAAAATGGCTCACAAACAAAACCAATATGGCCAAGACATTAGATATGAGTACCTCTTATCAATGAGTCAGGAGAGTGTGGAGGCTACACTTAGAAGGATATCTCTTGACTCTGATTTGGATCCTCAGAAAAAATCATACATCATGCAGAATTTTTTAATGAG CCGCTGGATAGCCACACAGAGGATACATAATCTTGAACCATCCACTCTGGCAAACAATAGAGAAGCAGTTCCTGGTCAACATCAATCTTATCGAGATCCTCACAAGAATATCCTTGGTTGCAAACATTACAAGAGGAGTTGCAAGCTTCTTGCTCCTTGTTGCAACCACCTCTTCACATGCATACGGTGCCATGATGAAGAGGTTGATCACTTAATTGATAG GAAGCAGATTACAAAGATGATGTGTATGAAATGCATGACAATCCAACCATTAGGTGCTACCTGCTCAAATGTTTCATGCAATTCATCAATGGGAAAATATTACTGCAAAATATGCAAACTATTTGAGGATGATAg GGAAATATATCATTGTCCCTACTGCAATCTATGCCGAGTAGGGAAAGGATTGGGGATTGATTACTTCCACTGCATGAAATGCAACGCTTGTATGTCACGGACTTTAGTAGAACATGTATGCATAGAGAAGTGCTTAGAAGATAATTGCCCGATTTGTCATGAGTACATTTTTACCTCGAATTCTCCTGTGAAGGCTCTTCCATGTGGTCATGTGATGCATTCAACATGCTTTCAG GAGTACACATGTTCACATTACACATGCCCTATCTGCAGCAAGTCACTAGGCGATATGCAG GTGTACTTTAGAATGTTAGATGCACTGCTCGCAGAACAAAAGATGCCAGATGAATACTTAAACCAAACTCAG GTAATACTATGTAATGACTGTGGTAGAAAGGGAAACGCCCCTTACCACTGGCTTCATCACAAGTGCTCTTCTTGTGCCTCCTACAACACCAGACTTCTCTAG
- the LOC108808794 gene encoding zinc finger protein BRUTUS-like At1g18910 isoform X1: protein MGVGDPLPLPPDKNLWEKKPLDMASPSSSSSPSVVVMNARLSDSPVLLFVYFHKAFRAQLAELQRLVGNEVRDGSHLAVELRRKFDFLKLVYMYHSAAEDEVIFSALDTRVKNIVFNYSLEHESTDDLFASIYNWLHVLEEERENTADVLREVVLCIGTIQSSICQHMLKEERQVFPLLIENFSFEEQASLVWQFICSVPVMILEELFPWMISLLTLKEKSEVENCVREVVPKEVSLQPVVNSWLVDATQPSSFGTLTKIMNNSSHQADLPSGLFQHFWQWSKLSFSIPNTGHTLTNGIKLWHNAIKIDLLDIQTGLRQLNSPSLSLDLNVLVARLNFLADILIFYGNAFKKFFYPVFEEIVDQHSSASKQFTLDGHMENFKRSLDLETRTRSDRFVITLQEKLDSLILIVTKQFTVEETEVFPIISVNCNIEMQKQLLYRSLHVLPLGLLKCVIMWFSSQLSEDQSESIIQFLSWEDSFPNKPFAHLLLQWFRFSYSGKTSLESFWDELSFMFKPRRHVEEEHTEVASGSGPCFLVSIDLPTGYMKETPYSSAMNQQILIPVKLKPLQQLPGLLGDKKTGDDQLLMDLKPIDLLFFFHKAMQKDLDYLVCGSARLASDCSFLGEFHQRFHLIKFLYQIHSDAEDEIAFPALEAKGKLQNISKSYSIDHQLEVEHLDKVSFLLNEMAALDHYMNAKYVKLCMSLQDVCKSIHKLLSEHLHREETELWYLFRDCFTTEEQEKIIACMLGRMSGEILQDMIPWLMESLIPGEQRAVMSLWRQATRKTMFGEWLTEWYTSQAVGEEETGEANKESSEDSDPLDIVWKYLFEGSKPLEVLKKDSKGTMNKLLGKDALNNNKAEEKEKNHKEISEGKKVCTGGAEERRHTEQTVSNCQMGSSAQAFKMAHKQNQYGQDIRYEYLLSMSQESVEATLRRISLDSDLDPQKKSYIMQNFLMSRWIATQRIHNLEPSTLANNREAVPGQHQSYRDPHKNILGCKHYKRSCKLLAPCCNHLFTCIRCHDEEVDHLIDRKQITKMMCMKCMTIQPLGATCSNVSCNSSMGKYYCKICKLFEDDREIYHCPYCNLCRVGKGLGIDYFHCMKCNACMSRTLVEHVCIEKCLEDNCPICHEYIFTSNSPVKALPCGHVMHSTCFQEYTCSHYTCPICSKSLGDMQVYFRMLDALLAEQKMPDEYLNQTQVILCNDCGRKGNAPYHWLHHKCSSCASYNTRLL from the exons ATGGGAGTTGGAGATCCTCTTCCACTTCCGCCGGACAAGAACCTATGGGAGAAAAAACCGCTGGATATGGcgtcaccttcttcttcttcctcccctTCGGTGGTTGTGATGAATGCTCGGTTGTCGGATTCTCCGGTTCTCTTATTTGTTTATTTCCACAAGGCTTTCCGTGCACAGCTGGCGGAGCTCCAACGTCTGGTCGGTAATGAGGTCCGAGACGGTTCTCATCTAGCGGTGGAGCTCCGCCGTAAGTTTGATTTCCTGAAGCTTGTTTATATGTACCATTCTGCAGCTGAAGATGAG GTTATATTTTCGGCCCTGGACACACGTGTGAAGAacattgtttttaattattcgCTTGAACATGAATCCACAGATGATCTTTTCGCTTCAATATATAATTGGCTACATGTTCTTGAAGAGGAAAGAGAGAACACGGCAGATGTTCTTCGTGAAGTTGTATTATGTATAGGTACCATTCAGTCATCCATATGTCAACATATGCTTAAAGAAGAGCGTCAG GTGTTTCCTTTGTTAATTGAGAACTTCTCCTTTGAAGAACAAGCATCATTAGTGTGGCAATTTATCTGTAGTGTTCCAGTGATGATACTTGAAGAACTTTTCCCATGGATGATATCTTTACTCACTCTCAAGGAGAAATCTGAAGTTGAGAATTGCGTGAGAGAAGTTGTCCCAAAGGAAGTATCTCTGCAACcg GTTGTAAACTCTTGGTTGGTTGATGCTACTCAACCTTCTTCTTTTGGGACTCTTACAAAGATCATGAACAACTCATCTCATCAAGCAGATTTGCCAAGTGGGTTGTTTCAACATTTCTGGCAGTGGAGTAAATTATCATTTTCTATTCCAAATACAGGACACACTCTGACTAATGGTATTAAGCTTTGGCATAATGCTATTAAAATAGATCTATTAGACATTCAAACAGGATTACGCCAGTTGAATTCTCCAAGCCTTTCACTGGACCTTAATGTGCTGGTGGCTCGGCTAAACTTCCTTGCTGATATCCTTATCTTTTATGG CAATGCATTTAAGAAGTTCTTTTACCCAGTGTTTGAAGAAATTGTTGATCAACACTCTTCTGCTTCCAAACAATTTACCCTTGATGGCCATATGGAAAACTTCAAGAGGTCTCTAGACCTTGAAACTAGAACAAGGAGTGACCGTTTTGTCATTACCCTTCAGGAGAAACTTGATTCTCTCATATTGATAGTAACAAAGCAGTTTACTGTAGAGGAAACAGAG GTATTCCCCATCATCAGCGTGAACTGCAACATTGAAATGCAGAAGCAGCTCCTATACAGGAGCCTTCATGTCCTGCCTCTTGGGTTGCTCAAGTGTGTTATAATGTGGTTTTCTTCTCAGTTATCAGAAGATCAATCTGAATCAATTATTCAGTTCTTAAGCTGGGAAGATTCCTTTCCCAATAAACCTTTTGCCCATCTCTTGTTGCAGTGGTTTCGCTTCAGTTATTCTGGCAAAACATCACTTGAAAGTTTCTGGGATGAGCTCTCCTTTATGTTCAAACCGAGACGTCATGTTGAAGAGGAACACACTGAAGTAGCTTCTGGTTCTGGTCCTTGTTTTCTTGTATCTATTGATCTACCCACTGGTTACATGAAGGAGACACCCTACTCTAGTGCAATGAATCAACAAATACTTATCCCAGTAAAGCTCAAGCCTCTTCAACAGCTTCCTGGTCTTCTTGGTGACAAGAAAACTGGCGATGATCAGTTACTTATGGACTTGAAACCAATCGATCTGCTTTTCTTCTTCCACAAGGCAATGCAGAAAGATCTAGACTACCTTGTATGTGGTTCAGCTCGGCTAGCATCAGACTGTAGCTTCCTTGGAGAGTTTCATCAACGGTTTCATCTTATAAAGTTCTTGTATCAGATACATTCAGATGCAGAGGATGAGATTGCATTTCCAGCTCTGGAGGCAAAGGGCAAACTACAAAACATTAGTAAGTCATACAGTATTGATCACCAACTTGAAGTTGAACACCTAGATAAAGTATCATTCCTTTTGAATGAGATGGCAGCACTGGACCACTACATGAATGCGAAGTATGTGAAGCTGTGTATGAGCCTCCAAGATGTATGCAAATCCATTCATAAGCTATTGTCTGAGCATCTCCACCGCGAAGAAACCGAGCTCTGGTACTTGTTCAGGGACTGCTTCACTACAGAAGAACAGGAAAAAATCATAGCGTGTATGCTTGGAAGAATGAGTGGAGAAATATTGCAGGATATGATTCCATGGCTAATGGAATCTTTGATCCCTGGTGAACAGCGTGCTGTGATGTCCTTATGGCGTCAAGCCACAAGAAAAACCATGTTTGGTGAATGGTTAACAGAATGGTATACTAGTCAAGCtgtaggagaagaagaaacaggaGAAGCAAACAAGGAATCATCTGAGGATTCAGATCCACTAGATATTGTCTGGAAATATCTCTTTGAAGGCAGCAAACCTCTTGAAGTTttaaagaaagattcaaagggTACCATGAATAAGCTACTTGGAAAGGATGCTCTTAATAACAACAAGgcagaagaaaaagagaaaaatcataaagaaatcTCAGAAGGTAAGAAGGTATGTACAGGAGGAGCTGAAGAAAGAAGGCACACCGAGCAAACTGTCAGTAACTGCCAGATGGGAAGCTCTGCTCAAGCTTTTAAAATGGCTCACAAACAAAACCAATATGGCCAAGACATTAGATATGAGTACCTCTTATCAATGAGTCAGGAGAGTGTGGAGGCTACACTTAGAAGGATATCTCTTGACTCTGATTTGGATCCTCAGAAAAAATCATACATCATGCAGAATTTTTTAATGAG CCGCTGGATAGCCACACAGAGGATACATAATCTTGAACCATCCACTCTGGCAAACAATAGAGAAGCAGTTCCTGGTCAACATCAATCTTATCGAGATCCTCACAAGAATATCCTTGGTTGCAAACATTACAAGAGGAGTTGCAAGCTTCTTGCTCCTTGTTGCAACCACCTCTTCACATGCATACGGTGCCATGATGAAGAGGTTGATCACTTAATTGATAG GAAGCAGATTACAAAGATGATGTGTATGAAATGCATGACAATCCAACCATTAGGTGCTACCTGCTCAAATGTTTCATGCAATTCATCAATGGGAAAATATTACTGCAAAATATGCAAACTATTTGAGGATGATAg GGAAATATATCATTGTCCCTACTGCAATCTATGCCGAGTAGGGAAAGGATTGGGGATTGATTACTTCCACTGCATGAAATGCAACGCTTGTATGTCACGGACTTTAGTAGAACATGTATGCATAGAGAAGTGCTTAGAAGATAATTGCCCGATTTGTCATGAGTACATTTTTACCTCGAATTCTCCTGTGAAGGCTCTTCCATGTGGTCATGTGATGCATTCAACATGCTTTCAG GAGTACACATGTTCACATTACACATGCCCTATCTGCAGCAAGTCACTAGGCGATATGCAG GTGTACTTTAGAATGTTAGATGCACTGCTCGCAGAACAAAAGATGCCAGATGAATACTTAAACCAAACTCAG GTAATACTATGTAATGACTGTGGTAGAAAGGGAAACGCCCCTTACCACTGGCTTCATCACAAGTGCTCTTCTTGTGCCTCCTACAACACCAGACTTCTCTAG